DNA sequence from the Bacteroidia bacterium genome:
TAATACCGAATGTACATTATGTTTAGGCCAATTTTAGGTATTAATTCCTATTGAAAAATAGGCCTAACATACTGTATACTCGGTATTTACCAATCTAAATTTATAAAAGCCTTCGGACTATTTATAAATTAAAATTGGTATAACACTAGCTCGGGATTAACCCAAATCATCCCACATCCCATCGCGCTTGTCATTTGTTCACTTCGTTACAAATGACAATTTTGGGTTTATAACTATCAGGCTACTGCAAGATGGGAGCATTTTAAACCATCCATGTACTTATTTTGGAATTGTAAACTAGTCGGTCATAATGGGCTGCAAAAAAGATAGAAATGAGCAGATGCAAGAAATTTATAGCTCTTTATGTAAATCCCTTGCAGGTAGATTTAATCCATTTGGAGAAAAACTATGAAATAAAAACAGGTAGAGTTTATTTCAAATATCCAACCTACCAACCTAGGCAATTGACCTAATCGACTTTTTCTACTACTACAGCGGTGCCATAGGCAAGTACCTCGGTCATTCCGGCCATTACTTCATTGGCATCATACCTCATATTTATGATAGCATTTGCCCCAGCCTGATGGGCGTGAAAGATCATCAACTGGTAAGCTTCTTCCCTGGCCTTTTCACACAATTCCGTATAAATTGAATTTTTACCTCCGAAAATGGCCAATATCCCTCCGGCGAAATTCCCAATCACACTGCGTGAACGAACCGTAATGCCACGTACTAAACCTAATTGGCGTGTAACTTTATACCCTTCCAATCCGGTACTGGTTGTGATTAATAAACTGGTATTCATTTCCTAAATTTTAGGGTAAAAATAGCTAAATTCAAACACTATTGAGTCCTTTGCATTTACTTTGCATCTCATGCTGAAACGTTTTCTTGACATTTTCCTCTCTTTGGCGATTTTACTTGCAATTACTCCCATCCTGGTATTCATTGC
Encoded proteins:
- a CDS encoding YbjQ family protein; the encoded protein is MNTSLLITTSTGLEGYKVTRQLGLVRGITVRSRSVIGNFAGGILAIFGGKNSIYTELCEKAREEAYQLMIFHAHQAGANAIINMRYDANEVMAGMTEVLAYGTAVVVEKVD